Part of the Sphingobacterium sp. LZ7M1 genome, CTTCCACTCTGGTAAACATATCGGGCCAGATTATTGAAAACCTGCATCGCCCATCCTGGATCACCTTGATCTTCAGCAAAAGGTACCAACCTAAAGGTGAATTCAAAACCCCATTTACTAAATTCACTACTCGCCATTTCAGGATTATAGTAAAGTTCACTCATACCGTACGTAACTAAATGTAAATGGGCTGGATCTTGCCTATTATCATATACGCTTATACCGTCAATAGGATCGGTTCCGCCTGCGGCAAAATGCAAACCACATAATGGTCCATAATGCCTAGGTTCAATTCCTGGATACACTGTAGTTAGCTGTTCATCGATTGCGGTCCAACCTACCGTATCTTCCTCGTTATATTTCGATAAATATTCTTCTTTAGTCATATTGCTTACTTAATTAATACATTACACACTCAATTGTTTGAGCTTATTTACAAATAGGAATGCTTTCCCTAGATTATTCCTTGAAATACATCTAAAATCAAGCCACTCATTCAAATGCATGATTCAAGAAATGTTCAGTTTTCAATTGGTTATAAGTTAATAATCGAAAATCATAATCCAAAAATTAACCGGATTTTCAGTAATGTAAAATTTCATTCTAAATGGGAATCTCTTCTGTATTTCCCATAAATTACACCATCAAACCTTGAAAACATGATAAAAGATAGATTAGCATCTGTGTTAGGAAGACGCGATGAAGAACCTAACATTCTATTGGCTCAAGAAATAGCTCAAAACAATGATAAAAATGCTATTGAGGAACTATTCCAATTAATCCAGGGCAAACAAAAAGACTTACAGAATGACAGCATCAAAGTTCTTTATGAGATAGGAGAAATATCACCTCAAATCCTTATTGTAATGATTTTATGGATGCCTTAAAAAGTAAAAACAACAGACTTCAATGGGGAGCTATGACAGCATTAAAAACCATATCCCTGCTTGAGGCCGATCATATCGCAAATAACATCATGACACTTGAAAATGCGGTAGAACAAGGTTCCGTGATCACCAGGGACAATTATGTCGCCATATTAACCAATCTAACAAGCCTCCCACCATACCAGGAACTTGCTTTCAATGCAATCATCAAACAATTATCGCAATGCCCTACAAACCAATTAGCAATGTACGCTGAGCTGGTCAGTACTAAAATAAAATCACCATATTCCAAGAAATTTACCGAAACTTTATCGGGCAGATTAGAGGAAATCGAAAAAGACAGTAAACGAAAAAGAGTCGAAAAAGTAATCAAGAAAATAACATGATCCAGCCCTTTTATGAATGTTTATATTTGATTAATACATCTGTAATATTTCGACGATATCAGAGAAGCCTTTCTGTTCAGCATGTTCCAAAGCAGATACCCCATCTTTATCAGCGATAGACTTATCGGCTCCGCCCTTCAAAAGTATATTTACAATATCCACATAATCCTTGCTGCCATCCCCAAGAATAACAGCCTCTAACAATGCAGTCCAACCTAATTTGTTAATATGGTTTATTGGAAAGTTCTTCGTGTGACATAATAACCGAACTACATCAACATATCCCTTTTCAGCAGCTGGAATCAATGCCGTACCGTTAAATCGGTTAAAAACATCAAAACGCGCCCCATAGGCAAGGTACAATTTTACTAAATCTAAATATCCTGATGCTGCAGCATATAGAAAGGGACTGTTCAACAGCTCATCTTGTTGGTTGGGATCCGCTCCCCGCTTAACCAAAAAAGCTGCCGTTGGATAATCATTCTGATAGGTCGCAATCATTAATAGGTTTTGCGACTGTTCATTAACGTCATTAACTTGACTATCAATGAGGTTCTTTTCAAGGTAGACAGTATCTCCCCGCCTTACTGCACTTTCAATCTCTGATCCTA contains:
- a CDS encoding ankyrin repeat domain-containing protein, which translates into the protein MKIGSEIESAVRRGDTVYLEKNLIDSQVNDVNEQSQNLLMIATYQNDYPTAAFLVKRGADPNQQDELLNSPFLYAAASGYLDLVKLYLAYGARFDVFNRFNGTALIPAAEKGYVDVVRLLCHTKNFPINHINKLGWTALLEAVILGDGSKDYVDIVNILLKGGADKSIADKDGVSALEHAEQKGFSDIVEILQMY
- a CDS encoding suppressor of fused domain protein produces the protein MTKEEYLSKYNEEDTVGWTAIDEQLTTVYPGIEPRHYGPLCGLHFAAGGTDPIDGISVYDNRQDPAHLHLVTYGMSELYYNPEMASSEFSKWGFEFTFRLVPFAEDQGDPGWAMQVFNNLARYVYQSGRWFEENQFIPAKGPIRLNTDTAIVGFVTTLDPQLGRINTAHGEVSFIQLVGVTQKELDFLMEAASTQKVADFISEMKMGNPLLVTDLNRK